Proteins co-encoded in one Flavobacteriales bacterium genomic window:
- a CDS encoding TPM domain-containing protein, producing the protein MSKDFFTEQEKKQIVDSVKTAELNTSGEIRVHVEGKCKGEVLDRASNVFAALKMHKTELRNGVLFYLSTVDHKFAILGDGGINKVVADNFWESTKEKMQEHFRSGDFATGLSEGILSAGEQLKAHFPYQSDDVNELDDEISFGDA; encoded by the coding sequence AAAAGCAGATCGTAGATTCAGTAAAAACTGCTGAACTCAATACATCTGGTGAGATTAGAGTGCATGTAGAAGGTAAATGCAAAGGAGAAGTTCTCGACAGAGCTTCCAATGTATTTGCCGCTTTAAAAATGCACAAAACCGAATTAAGAAACGGAGTACTCTTTTACTTATCTACAGTAGACCATAAATTTGCCATTTTAGGCGATGGAGGCATCAACAAGGTAGTGGCAGACAATTTTTGGGAAAGCACTAAGGAAAAGATGCAAGAGCATTTTAGAAGTGGAGATTTCGCTACAGGACTTAGCGAGGGTATTCTCTCTGCTGGTGAGCAATTGAAAGCACACTTCCCTTATCAATCAGACGACGTAAACGAATTAGATGACGAAATTTCTTTTGGCGATGCATAA